The genome window AGCTGATTTAAACGGCGTAACCTTTGGCTTTGGAGCCGGATACAGCCATACACATGACAGAACCTACGACTATTCACTCACAACGGACAAAGATCATAATTTAAAATTACAGCCATTAAGTAAACAGGCTTTTGTAATATCATCAGTTATTATGGTTAAACTGGGTAAGATAGCAGTGGATCAGAATGCTAACACTTTTGTAAAGCAATCAAAAACTTCAGTTTATAATTCACTTATCCAACAGAAATATCATTTTGACAGGCAAAATGACTCATTAGAAAATCAAGGTAAAGCTAATTTTTTAAAATCAAAAAAGCTGGATGAAAGCGTTCAGGGTCTCACTGGTGTCAGCTTTTGGGAGCATCTATCCATTAATTTAGCATTGGACCTGGTAAATGTTGCGCCGGATGTTTCTTTTAATAAAAATATAAATGGCGGCATAGGTCTCGGGTATTTTATTACCGAAAACCTCCAGGTAGCAGCATTTTATGACGTGAGCAGAATTAGCCAGCTGCGTGACTATATTGTTGATTCTTACGAAAACAAACCTATCCCCAAAGGCGAAGGAACAAATTACAACGCACTGGACATTAAAGACACAAACCTTTTTTATAATAAAACTATAAGTGGCTGGTCATTTAAATTAATTTTTTCTTTGGCTAATAAAAAGGCTCCTAAGGCTGGATAATAGACATGGCTTTGGTGTTAGGGAAAAGGCAGTTCTTTGAAGTCAATTCATTTGAATTGCCTTTAATACTTTCCGAACTCCACCGTATATTCAGAAACATAATCATTCTTATCCCCGTCATTATCCTTAAAAAACAACCTGGCTTTTTGCCCCATTTTTAAGGAAGAGTATTTATTTTTTGCGTTTGCTTCTTCGTTTAGAGGCTGCAGCGACGGGTACCAAAGCGTATGCCCCGGCTTATTAAGCAGCAGCACGGGTTTGGTCCATTGCTGCGAATTGCTGCCGCGGCCGAGGTCGTGATTTCTATTGAATGACACATAAATGCTGCTGCCCTTCCATGACGGACCTTCCGCTTTGGCCATCAGCATTACCCAGCAGTTAAGATAGGTATTCCAGCTTACAGATGGCCCCCAGTAGTATTTACCCTTTGGCGATGATGCGGGGCCGCCACCTGCTGCCAATGGAATCTGAATAGCGGTTACTGGTTTCCCAACTCCATTGTAAGGTACGGTAAATGCCTTGCCTCCCCATCGTTTCGCTTTCGCAACAGGGTTGTACAGGTCAGCCAGGGCAATCCGCGCTACACTGATGCACTGGCCTTTCCACTCCTCATCAGGATGGTAGGTCTTCTCGTTATATACGCCGGGATAGCCGTATTCACCGTAAAACAGGTACAGGTATTCGCCGTTTGCGACAGCCGACGGGTCGCCCGTGCCGCCGGCAAAATTTGCCGCTGTATTGTTAGGACGAAGGATGAGGCGCGGCTGCTCGTCTTCGATAAAGATGCCGCGGTTCTCCCAGCTTCGGCCGCCGTCTGTGGATTTCATAATACCGATGCGGCACACTGCCGAAGGTGATGAAGGTCCCTTTAAGCCTTGCGGCCATTTCACATTTTTATATCCCTTACCGGTAACCGCGTCATAAGGGAGTGTTTCAGGATAATTTTCATTGTGGTAAAGCGCAAATAAGGTTCGGCCCGATGTGTCTTTTACGTCCTGGTAGACTGACTCAAACCAAACGGCACCGTGCAGACCCGGATTTCCCGGTGCGGCATTTGGCGGTAACTTAGGTTCAATAAAATGCTTTTCTTTGGTACTGAAAGCCTCGTCAATAGTGTTCCCGGCTGCGTATTTAAGATTGTGTGACGGGCCCCACAATGGGTCCTCCCCGTATTTACCGGGAAAGATCATAAATTTATCACCCACCCAAACTTCCGACATATTGCAGTCTACAAACGACTTAAAAACAAATTTCTTTATATGGGTGAGTTTAATCTGCGGGCGGAAGGGTGCAAGTTTTAAAGTAAAAGCATAAATGCAGGTTGCAATAACTAATAAAGCAACAACATATCCTATCTTTTTCATAGCTGTATATTTTGTAAAACTAAAAAGTCCCGGACTGTAAGCCAAAAGTCGGTAAAAACTTTTACAACTTATCACCCGGGACTAAGTGCTTGATTATAAATAATCAAGCTAATAACTATTCCGCTGCTTTCCCCAACCTTCTTTTGAGTTCAGCAACCGGCATGCTGATCATACGCCCAACCGGCTCTTTACCGCGATAGGTAATTACCTTTAATTGCGTGGCATCTTTTGGCACTTCAATTGGCGCAGTGTATTTGGGATAAAACCTGTCGGGATATGAATTATCAAAGCTGTAATAAATATCAAGACCCGGAATTTCGTTAGTTAACTCAACGCTTATTTTCTTATCTGCGCTGATGCCTGGCTTAAAGTCGGGATCGTACATGCTTGGCGCATATTTTACCTCTGCCTCATCAAGCCGGGCAAAATGTTTTTCAACCTTCGGATAAAAGTTATTCCAGTTTTTCTTGTCCTTTGGCGACCATACAGATTCTGAAATAGCAAGACCGCGCGGCCAAGTCATATATTCGGCCTGCCTGAAATTAAATACTTGTTCGGTCCATAAATTGGCTTGCCCGCCTAGTATAAGTTTGGCGTCTGCACTGTCAGGAACCGGGTCAAACTGGTACGATTTATTGAGGCGCAGGCTAGCATATACATGTGGCTCCATTACACGGTCGCTTTGCATATAGTCCAGGTAGGCAAACGTGGTTGGGCTCATCACCACTTCATGGCCAAGCTTAGATGCCGTGATACCGCCTTTTATCCCCCGCCAGCTCATTACAGCAGCTTTAGGGCCAAGGCCCCCTTCTATGATCTCGTCCCAGCCCATAAATTTCTTGCCTTTTGATTCAACTATTGTTTCCAGCCGTTTCTCAAAGTAGCTCTGCACTTCTTCCATAGTCTTTAAATTTTCCTTTTGCATCAGCGCTTTAACATCGGCGCTTTGCTCCCAGAAATTCTTTGCGCACTCATCGCCGCCCAAATGGATATAACCAAACGGAAAAAGCTGTGCAACCTCTGTCATAACCTTATCTAAAAACTCATAGGTTTTTTCACTGGCCGGGTTAAGCGTGTTGTCAACCAGCGCCTTGATGCCTGTTGGTCCAAAATCCATCATGTGCTCGCCGGAGCGTACCTGGTATTTATCAGCGCCCGGGGTGCATGACAGTTCAGGGTATGACACTACAGCTGCAAGGCTATGGCCCGGCACATCAACTTCGGGCATAATATTCAGAAAACGATCTCTTCCATATTGTACAAGTTCCCTAATATCATCCTGGGTATAAAACCCGCCGTAAGTGCGCGGTTCATCAGGTGTTGGGGCCGAGAAGTTGCCGAACTCACCCACTTTTTTAACGTTGTAAGCACCAACCGTGGTTAAACGTGGCAGGCTTTTAATTTCAATACGCCAGCCTTCATCATCAGTAAGGTGCATGTGTAACAAGTTAAATTTGTAGCGCACCAACTGGTCGATGTATTGTTTTACCTCTTCCTTAGTAAAAAAATGGCGCGACACATCAAGCATTAACCCTCTCCAGGCAAACCTCGGATAATCTGTAATATCAACACAAGGTGCGGTCCATTTAATGTGGTGTACTTCGGTACTTTCAATCTCTTTTGGCAACAGTTGCATCAGCGTTTGTACGCCATAAAATAAACCTGCCGGATCGGTAGCCCTTATCACAATACCCTTGGTACCCACCCAAAGGTGATAGCCCTCTTTACCAAGTTCAGCATCGGCGGATGTTGCCAGCACCAGCTTAATTGTTGCCGCAGCAGCAAATTTACTTCTCACCGTAACAATTGCGCCTGTTGCACCAGTCAGCTTCTTTTTAAGGTAATCAGTTACTTGTGTTGTTCCGGCACCTGAAGGAGCCTGTATGGTTACATTTTTGGGTAAAATAAATTGACCGGGCTTAGTTATTGTTTTTACCGGTTCGGGTATTATAGCCAGTGCATTTTTTGTAGTTTGGCTAAACGATAAAAAAGAAACAAAACAACAGCACAACGCTAAGGATAGTTTTTTCATATTTATTCTATAAAGGGTTTATTGGCTGGGATATCTGGCTGCAAATTATACTTTTTAAATAATATTAAAAAGTGATTTAAACATAAAGTTTTATCCGCCAGGCCAAAAAACCAGCAAATCAAAAAGAGATTTTCAAATTTAAGTGCTATACTTAATTCCACCCTTGAGTTTTTTTTCAGTTTACGCGGCATTCGGACTTAACTAAAAATAGTATATTGCGTCACCAAGACACATTATAACCTTTTTTAATGAAAAAAATATCCGCCTTTGCAGGGTGCGCATTACTGGTCGCAGCTGCTATTCTGTTTTATTCTTTTAAATTTAAAACAGTAATCATAGTTTTACCAGGTACTATCCACGTTGATGGCGGCGAAATCTCCGGCGTAAAAAGTGCATCGGGCGATGTAATGTCATTTAAAGGGATCCCTTTTGCGGCTCCTCCTGTTGCCGGGCTGCGCTGGAAAGCACCCCAACCTGTTTTACCCTGGGCCGGCGTAAAAAAATGTGACGCGTTTGGTCCCAGCCCCATGCAGCCAAAACCGGTACCTTTCGGCGTTTACACCAACGAGTTCCTTATTCCCGAACAACCTATTGACGAAGATTGCCTTTACCTTAACGTTTGGGCCAAAAATACCATAGGTGTAAAAAAGCCGGTTTTTGTCTGGATCTACGGCGGCGGATTTGGCAGTGGTGGCGCTGCTGTGCCGATTTATGATGGTGAGGCTCTGGCAAAAAAGGGAGTAATTTTTGTATCCATCAACTATCGTGTAGGTGTTTTTGGTTTTCTGGCCCATCCTGAACTTACTAAGGAATCTTCGGACAAGGCGTCCGGGAATTATGCCCTGCTCGACCAGATCGCGGCGTTGAAATGGGTTAAAAAAAACATCGCCAGCTTTGGCGGCGACCCTGGCAACGTAACCATAGCCGGACAGTCGGCTGGCTCCATGAGCGTAAATTGCCTGGTTGCATCCCCTGCGGCAAAAGGCCTGTTCAACAAAGCTATTGCCGAAAGCGGCTCGTTAATGGTATCAAACCCTATGATCAAATCAACCAACCTGCACGATGCGGAACAACAGGGAATCAAACTTGCGGCAGCCCTGCATGTAAATTCATTAGATGAATTACGGAAAGTTCCTACGGCAGATTTGATGAAAATCCCCGGTGGATACGCCCCAATTGTTGACGGTTACGTTTTGCCGGAGCCTGTTTCGCAAATTTTTGCAGAAGGAAAGGAAAACAAGGTACCCTTACTTATAGGCTGGAATGCCGACGAAGGATTTGTAAGCGCTTTTAAAACTAAAGAAGATTTTATAAAAGAAGCTAAAAACCAATATGGCAGTGATGCGGACGAATTTTTTAAATACTTTACCGCCGGTACTGATGAAGAGGCCGCCCGCTCACAAACCAAGTTAAGCAGGGATATGATATTTGCAATGTCGGGTTATAAATGGGCAACGTTGCAGGCACAAAAAGCAAAAGAACCCGTTTATGTTTATTACTTTCAGCATAAGCTGCCCGCCACGCCCGATTTTGAAAAATATGGCGCTTTCCACACCGGGGAGGTTGCTTATGTAATGGATAACTTAAAATTTCTGCACCGCCCCTGGAAAGTTGAAGACCGGCTATTGGCCAGCCAGGTATCAGGTTATTGGGTTAATTTTATTAAAAACGGAAATCCAAACAGCGCTAACCTGCCGGCATGGCCCAAATATAACAACAGCAAGAGCCAGGTTATGGTATTTGACAATAGGGCGATGCATAAAAGATTACCGGACAAGGAGGAATTGGCGTTTATGCTGAAGCGGGCAGAAAAGTAAGCGGGGTGACAGAAATTAATTAACTATCGCACCCGGCAACGTAGTTATGCCTTAATGTCATATTAATAATTATTTAACTGCCATTGGTACCTTGTTGTTGTCATAAACGTATCTATAATTAAACCAATTGATCATAATTATATCAAAAAGCTATAAATCCACGTTTTTTTTTAGGAATCTGTTGCGATTGTTGGTTTTATTTATAAAATTGCTAAACAAAATTTGAGTTTAGTAATAGGTTTATCACGGCAATGTCTGCTTTAGGTGCAACCAAAAAACTTGGCAATAATATTGTTGATATGTGTAAAACAACACGTCCGGATTATTAAAACAATTTAATACATTAGGACGTTCATAAATCGGAAGGATATATATGGAAGCTAAATTTTCGCCACGGGTTAAAGACGTTATACAATATAGCAGAGAGGAGGCCTTGCGCCTGGGGCATGATTATATTGGAACTGAGCACCTTTTGCTGGGATTGATAAGGGATGGGGATGGTGTTGCAATAAAATTATTGAAAGAATTAACTGTTGATACAGCTAAATTAAGGCGCTCTGTAGAGGATGCCGTAAAAGGAACTATAGGAACAAACGTACATATTGGCAGCATCCCGCTGACAAAACAGGCAGAAAAAGTATTAAAGATCACTTACCTGGAAGCTAAAATTTTTAAAAGCGATGTAATTGGAACCGAGCATTTATTGCTTTCCATACTTCGCGATGAAGATAATATCGCATCACAAATTTTAATGCAGTTTAACGTGAATTACGAAATTTTTAAAAGCGAGGTAGAGTCGCATAAAAACGATGTAACCGACGAAATGCCCGGCTCACCAACCGGGGGGGATGATGACTTTAAAGAAGAAGAATCATTCAGCCAGCCTAAAAAGGTGTCAGACATTAAATCAAAAACC of Mucilaginibacter xinganensis contains these proteins:
- a CDS encoding beta-N-acetylhexosaminidase produces the protein MKKLSLALCCCFVSFLSFSQTTKNALAIIPEPVKTITKPGQFILPKNVTIQAPSGAGTTQVTDYLKKKLTGATGAIVTVRSKFAAAATIKLVLATSADAELGKEGYHLWVGTKGIVIRATDPAGLFYGVQTLMQLLPKEIESTEVHHIKWTAPCVDITDYPRFAWRGLMLDVSRHFFTKEEVKQYIDQLVRYKFNLLHMHLTDDEGWRIEIKSLPRLTTVGAYNVKKVGEFGNFSAPTPDEPRTYGGFYTQDDIRELVQYGRDRFLNIMPEVDVPGHSLAAVVSYPELSCTPGADKYQVRSGEHMMDFGPTGIKALVDNTLNPASEKTYEFLDKVMTEVAQLFPFGYIHLGGDECAKNFWEQSADVKALMQKENLKTMEEVQSYFEKRLETIVESKGKKFMGWDEIIEGGLGPKAAVMSWRGIKGGITASKLGHEVVMSPTTFAYLDYMQSDRVMEPHVYASLRLNKSYQFDPVPDSADAKLILGGQANLWTEQVFNFRQAEYMTWPRGLAISESVWSPKDKKNWNNFYPKVEKHFARLDEAEVKYAPSMYDPDFKPGISADKKISVELTNEIPGLDIYYSFDNSYPDRFYPKYTAPIEVPKDATQLKVITYRGKEPVGRMISMPVAELKRRLGKAAE
- a CDS encoding carboxylesterase/lipase family protein, with translation MKKISAFAGCALLVAAAILFYSFKFKTVIIVLPGTIHVDGGEISGVKSASGDVMSFKGIPFAAPPVAGLRWKAPQPVLPWAGVKKCDAFGPSPMQPKPVPFGVYTNEFLIPEQPIDEDCLYLNVWAKNTIGVKKPVFVWIYGGGFGSGGAAVPIYDGEALAKKGVIFVSINYRVGVFGFLAHPELTKESSDKASGNYALLDQIAALKWVKKNIASFGGDPGNVTIAGQSAGSMSVNCLVASPAAKGLFNKAIAESGSLMVSNPMIKSTNLHDAEQQGIKLAAALHVNSLDELRKVPTADLMKIPGGYAPIVDGYVLPEPVSQIFAEGKENKVPLLIGWNADEGFVSAFKTKEDFIKEAKNQYGSDADEFFKYFTAGTDEEAARSQTKLSRDMIFAMSGYKWATLQAQKAKEPVYVYYFQHKLPATPDFEKYGAFHTGEVAYVMDNLKFLHRPWKVEDRLLASQVSGYWVNFIKNGNPNSANLPAWPKYNNSKSQVMVFDNRAMHKRLPDKEELAFMLKRAEK